A genomic stretch from Leeia speluncae includes:
- a CDS encoding YceH family protein produces MSALPLTAIEARILGVLIEKKHTVPDTYPLSLNALQSGCNQKSSRDPVMELSEPELLEALDTLRQKSLIAESSGGRVSKYAHNLDRVLSIPSQSVAILTVLILRGPLTTAEIRQYTERLHRFSDVSAVEGFLSELQERTDGALVVELPRQSGARERRWAHLLCGEPQISESATSATGSSNLEARVSVLEAEVAELKALLESLTAG; encoded by the coding sequence ATGAGTGCGCTACCACTAACCGCAATTGAAGCGAGAATCTTAGGTGTGCTGATTGAAAAAAAGCACACTGTCCCAGATACCTACCCACTCTCATTAAATGCGCTGCAGTCTGGTTGCAATCAAAAGTCGAGCAGAGATCCGGTGATGGAATTATCCGAACCCGAACTACTTGAGGCCTTAGATACATTACGTCAAAAGTCTTTAATTGCCGAAAGTAGTGGCGGTAGAGTCAGTAAATATGCTCACAACTTAGATCGCGTATTGAGCATCCCATCGCAATCGGTCGCGATTTTAACCGTGTTGATATTACGTGGTCCATTAACAACGGCAGAGATCCGTCAATATACAGAACGACTACACCGTTTTTCAGATGTATCTGCTGTGGAAGGATTCTTGTCAGAATTACAAGAGAGGACAGATGGTGCGTTAGTCGTCGAGTTGCCTCGTCAATCAGGTGCAAGAGAGCGTCGTTGGGCTCACTTGCTGTGCGGCGAGCCCCAAATTAGCGAATCTGCAACTAGCGCTACGGGCTCTTCAAACTTAGAAGCGAGAGTGTCAGTACTAGAGGCAGAAGTTGCCGAATTAAAAGCATTGCTAGAATCACTTACTGCAGGTTAA
- a CDS encoding GIY-YIG nuclease family protein, translated as MSLENSPAAHWWVYLILCEGGRIYTGIAKDVQQRFVQHQAGKGAKFTRAFPPVSLLACSAFPDYSSALKEEHRIKQLRKPQKLQLIDAWSQNFSD; from the coding sequence TTGTCGCTAGAAAATAGTCCAGCTGCACACTGGTGGGTGTATCTCATCTTGTGTGAGGGGGGGCGCATTTATACGGGCATCGCAAAGGATGTTCAGCAACGCTTCGTCCAACATCAGGCAGGAAAAGGCGCGAAATTTACGCGTGCTTTTCCTCCTGTATCGCTTTTGGCCTGCAGTGCCTTTCCTGATTATTCTTCCGCTTTAAAAGAAGAACATCGAATTAAGCAATTACGTAAACCACAAAAACTTCAGTTGATTGATGCGTGGTCGCAAAACTTCAGTGACTAA
- a CDS encoding YaeQ family protein has product MSKTTIYKAELTLSDLDRHYYQTHTLTLALHPSETEERLMVRLLAFALHADEYLAFGRGLSSENEPDVGLKDATGQWTSWIDVGLPDPKWIKKASRIAKEVFLYVYGGSQAEVWWQQEASAFADLKNVTVIKVPQSATQMLTKICQRSLKLSVTIQQPSVWFATDEGNEEIKLEILKASAGNE; this is encoded by the coding sequence TTGAGCAAAACCACAATTTATAAAGCAGAGCTGACCTTATCCGACCTTGATCGTCATTATTATCAAACGCATACGTTAACCTTGGCATTGCACCCTTCAGAGACCGAAGAGAGATTAATGGTTCGTTTGTTGGCATTTGCATTGCATGCAGACGAATACCTTGCGTTTGGAAGGGGGTTATCTTCAGAAAATGAACCAGACGTAGGTTTAAAAGATGCGACAGGCCAATGGACAAGCTGGATTGATGTGGGCTTGCCTGATCCAAAATGGATTAAAAAAGCTTCGCGTATTGCAAAAGAAGTTTTCTTGTATGTCTACGGTGGATCGCAAGCAGAAGTTTGGTGGCAACAAGAAGCATCCGCCTTTGCCGATCTAAAGAATGTGACGGTAATCAAAGTGCCTCAATCGGCGACACAGATGCTGACGAAAATTTGTCAGCGTAGCTTAAAGCTCTCTGTCACGATTCAGCAACCTAGTGTTTGGTTTGCGACCGATGAGGGGAATGAGGAAATCAAGCTAGAAATACTGAAGGCTTCAGCGGGTAATGAATAA
- a CDS encoding LysR family transcriptional regulator, translated as MNLKLPRTSAEQWRVLQAVVESGGFAQAAELLHKSQSAISYTVAKLQEQIGVALLEQDGRRMKLTEVGATLLRHAVPVVDGLSRLEQHAAILAQGWEAELHLAVEAIFPNVVLFQALARFAEQCPNTLLQVHEVVMSGADEAVESGEVDLVIASSIPKGYLGEQMLDASLVAFAAPNHPLHNYDRLLTTDDLFEHTQVVVRDSGTQNPRDSGWLGAKQRWTVSYPQTSIDMVKSGLAFAWLPKHLVYEDYHQGRLKPLPLRHGRERRIPLYLVASAKQATGPAARLLARCLLDAASAWKDFECPAECMESK; from the coding sequence ATGAATCTCAAACTTCCCCGTACCAGTGCAGAACAATGGCGTGTCTTGCAGGCCGTTGTCGAATCCGGTGGCTTTGCGCAAGCGGCAGAATTGCTTCACAAAAGTCAGTCTGCAATTAGCTATACCGTTGCAAAGCTGCAAGAGCAGATCGGTGTCGCTCTTTTAGAGCAAGATGGCCGCCGCATGAAGCTAACGGAGGTGGGGGCGACATTGCTTCGGCACGCAGTTCCGGTAGTAGATGGTTTATCTAGGTTAGAACAGCATGCTGCGATTTTAGCGCAAGGATGGGAGGCCGAGCTTCATTTGGCGGTAGAAGCAATTTTCCCCAATGTTGTGTTATTCCAAGCATTAGCGAGATTTGCCGAGCAATGTCCGAATACGCTGCTGCAAGTGCATGAGGTGGTGATGTCTGGAGCCGATGAGGCTGTTGAGTCGGGCGAGGTAGACTTGGTCATTGCTAGCAGTATCCCGAAAGGATATCTAGGTGAGCAGATGCTCGATGCCTCCTTGGTCGCATTTGCGGCGCCAAATCATCCGCTTCACAATTATGATCGTCTATTAACCACAGATGATTTATTTGAACATACTCAAGTAGTTGTTAGAGATTCTGGTACGCAAAATCCAAGGGATTCGGGTTGGTTGGGGGCCAAACAACGTTGGACGGTTAGCTATCCCCAGACTTCTATTGACATGGTGAAATCAGGCTTGGCATTTGCATGGTTGCCAAAGCATTTAGTATATGAAGATTATCATCAAGGTCGGTTAAAGCCATTGCCGTTGCGTCATGGTCGAGAGCGCCGTATTCCGCTTTACTTGGTGGCTTCTGCAAAGCAAGCAACAGGCCCTGCAGCAAGGTTATTGGCCCGTTGCTTACTCGATGCGGCGAGCGCGTGGAAAGATTTTGAATGTCCTGCCGAATGCATGGAGTCCAAGTAA
- the def gene encoding peptide deformylase, producing the protein MAIRPVIKMGHPILQQEATLVTEWQTPELNTLIEDLWETMAHEGGVGIAAPQIAVSLQVVVFGFEQSERYPDAPAVPKTVLINPVITPLDEEKEAGWEGCLSVPGLRGVVPRWTKIRYQGFDEFGNAIDRVAEGFHARVVQHECDHLWGKLYPSRIEDMNLFGFTEVLFPELTPK; encoded by the coding sequence ATGGCAATTCGCCCCGTCATTAAAATGGGCCATCCGATTTTGCAGCAGGAAGCCACATTAGTAACAGAATGGCAAACACCAGAACTGAACACTCTTATCGAAGACCTATGGGAAACCATGGCACACGAAGGTGGTGTTGGCATTGCTGCACCACAAATCGCCGTCTCTCTGCAGGTAGTTGTCTTTGGATTTGAGCAAAGTGAGCGTTATCCTGATGCCCCCGCTGTCCCTAAAACCGTTTTAATAAACCCGGTGATTACGCCTCTTGATGAAGAAAAAGAAGCAGGCTGGGAAGGTTGTTTATCAGTACCTGGATTACGCGGAGTAGTGCCACGCTGGACGAAGATTCGCTACCAAGGCTTTGACGAGTTTGGTAACGCAATCGATCGGGTGGCAGAAGGTTTTCACGCGAGAGTGGTTCAGCATGAATGTGATCATTTATGGGGTAAACTCTATCCTAGCCGGATTGAAGATATGAACCTCTTTGGATTTACCGAAGTCCTTTTCCCTGAGTTAACCCCTAAGTAA
- a CDS encoding cupin domain-containing protein, producing MKSITHLGKTLPEGSIDYPKPERLIKGNPKRSTHPFFASTHGDMDVGIWQCEVGAWKIAFADDTDEFFSLIEGCVHLHDESGHVTEILPGEAAVIPSGFHGIFEVISPVKKHYVFVKRNKEV from the coding sequence ATGAAATCGATCACCCACTTAGGCAAAACGCTTCCAGAAGGTAGCATTGATTATCCAAAACCAGAGAGATTAATAAAAGGGAACCCCAAACGTAGCACGCATCCCTTTTTTGCAAGCACACACGGTGATATGGATGTAGGTATTTGGCAATGCGAAGTAGGCGCATGGAAAATTGCTTTTGCAGACGATACTGACGAATTTTTTAGCCTAATTGAGGGTTGTGTTCACTTACATGATGAATCTGGGCATGTCACCGAAATTTTACCGGGGGAAGCTGCTGTGATTCCTAGTGGCTTTCATGGCATTTTCGAAGTGATTTCCCCAGTAAAAAAACACTATGTATTTGTGAAGCGAAACAAGGAAGTATAG
- a CDS encoding 50S ribosomal protein L11 methyltransferase, producing the protein MKIDFPTPVALTAQADTPSLLSWHENENNKVAEWRCENGSQPPTTILVVDDNVSVNEAFRLINEGHGLLWRGDYHNGRQLLLNLSKKVSKPPRNPLPVPNSALESFERNRQQNRKKAEVLSKLLLEVDGNHQLSNRRAPDVRVACEQAFGQVQHPYLIALKDLLGVIGAYEWRKNGVPIAALNQKTVHPHYGVFSPVRGEYVKLVLDAPLKQKALAFDIGTGTGILSLVLAKRGVKQIIATDISDRALSCAAENAARLGYQEQISLLKTNLFPEGKAPLIVCNPPWIPAQPTSLLEYAVYDPNSQMLKQFLAGLKDHLTVDGEAWLIMSDLAEHLGMRSRGELQNWITEAGLTIVGRIGARPTHPKSKDTSNPLYIARSKEVTSLWRLALTKASNE; encoded by the coding sequence ATGAAAATTGACTTCCCAACGCCCGTAGCATTAACAGCACAAGCTGACACCCCATCGTTGCTTTCTTGGCATGAAAATGAAAACAACAAAGTTGCTGAATGGCGTTGTGAAAATGGCAGTCAACCACCCACTACTATCTTAGTCGTAGATGACAATGTTAGTGTGAATGAAGCATTTCGGTTAATTAATGAAGGTCATGGGTTACTGTGGCGAGGTGATTACCATAATGGCCGTCAACTTTTACTGAATTTAAGTAAAAAAGTCAGTAAACCACCAAGAAACCCATTGCCCGTACCGAACAGTGCACTTGAGTCATTTGAACGTAATCGCCAACAAAATCGAAAGAAAGCGGAAGTACTTTCTAAACTGCTACTCGAAGTTGATGGCAATCATCAATTATCCAACCGCAGAGCACCGGATGTGCGAGTTGCCTGCGAACAAGCATTTGGTCAAGTTCAGCATCCGTATTTAATTGCACTTAAAGACTTGTTGGGGGTTATAGGGGCTTATGAGTGGCGAAAAAATGGGGTTCCAATCGCTGCACTCAATCAAAAAACGGTTCATCCACACTACGGTGTTTTCTCTCCTGTGCGTGGCGAATATGTAAAGCTTGTATTAGATGCACCGCTAAAACAGAAAGCCCTCGCTTTTGATATTGGTACCGGTACGGGGATTTTGTCCTTGGTTTTAGCCAAACGCGGAGTCAAACAGATCATCGCGACGGATATATCGGATAGAGCCCTCTCTTGTGCCGCAGAAAATGCGGCACGACTAGGTTATCAGGAACAAATTTCATTGTTAAAAACGAATTTATTTCCTGAAGGTAAAGCGCCGTTGATTGTCTGCAACCCTCCTTGGATCCCTGCACAACCGACCTCTTTACTAGAGTACGCGGTCTATGACCCAAATAGCCAAATGTTGAAACAGTTTTTAGCCGGTTTGAAAGATCATTTAACAGTAGATGGTGAAGCCTGGCTAATTATGTCTGATCTTGCCGAGCATCTTGGCATGCGATCCCGGGGTGAGTTACAAAACTGGATAACAGAAGCCGGGCTGACCATAGTTGGCAGAATTGGTGCTAGGCCAACCCATCCTAAATCAAAAGACACTAGTAATCCTCTTTATATCGCCCGATCTAAAGAAGTAACTTCACTTTGGCGTTTAGCATTAACAAAAGCAAGTAATGAGTAA
- a CDS encoding multidrug effflux MFS transporter: MRHSRNWSLAAILACLAMLGPFSIDAYLPAFNEIAQELNATQLQVQQTLTAYMLAFSAMMLWHGSISDAIGRRPVILVSLFTFAIATFGCAASYRIEYLLFFRVLQGLSAGAGITVGRAMIRDRFDGHEAQQIMSRVTMIFSLAPGIAPVIGGALQQWFGWHAIFLFVAGLTSILLYVCYRWLPETLLVNKRQSLSPRALAVGYKEMALNPTFLMVALTVALNFGGLFLYISSAPVLLTTHLGLKGAEFGYLFVPAVFGIFLGGWLSGKMAATHSTSYTVCLAFCIMGFASIFNVGYHSFFPPSLPWTILPVMIYTCGMSLSSASITIVALDLFPQRRGMVASLQSAIQVGLAGVVSGVVSPILSHSVIWLAGGMFGLVVLGLVSWGLSGKWKSPVAQ, encoded by the coding sequence ATGAGACATTCTCGTAATTGGTCACTAGCTGCCATTTTGGCGTGCTTGGCCATGTTGGGGCCGTTTTCTATTGATGCATACCTGCCTGCATTCAATGAAATAGCTCAAGAATTAAACGCGACGCAACTACAAGTCCAGCAAACACTAACTGCATATATGCTGGCCTTTAGCGCCATGATGCTTTGGCATGGTTCCATTTCTGATGCAATCGGTCGACGTCCGGTCATTCTTGTTTCGCTATTTACATTTGCGATCGCAACATTTGGATGTGCAGCATCCTATCGTATTGAATACCTCTTATTCTTTAGAGTATTGCAGGGACTTTCAGCTGGTGCTGGCATCACGGTTGGCCGTGCAATGATCCGAGATCGCTTTGATGGCCATGAAGCGCAGCAAATTATGTCTCGGGTCACCATGATTTTTTCTTTGGCACCAGGCATTGCCCCTGTTATTGGCGGCGCGTTACAACAGTGGTTTGGCTGGCATGCCATTTTTCTTTTTGTGGCGGGGCTGACTTCCATTTTGTTATATGTATGTTATCGCTGGTTGCCAGAAACACTACTTGTAAATAAGCGTCAGTCATTGTCACCACGCGCATTAGCGGTGGGCTATAAAGAAATGGCGTTGAATCCTACTTTCCTTATGGTCGCGTTAACCGTTGCCTTAAATTTCGGGGGCTTATTTCTCTATATTTCTTCAGCACCGGTATTACTAACTACTCATCTAGGCTTAAAAGGTGCAGAGTTTGGTTACTTATTTGTACCCGCAGTGTTTGGTATTTTTCTAGGTGGCTGGTTATCAGGAAAAATGGCTGCCACGCATTCAACCTCTTATACCGTCTGCCTCGCATTTTGTATTATGGGTTTTGCCTCTATTTTTAATGTTGGCTATCACTCATTTTTCCCGCCATCATTGCCGTGGACAATTCTACCTGTAATGATTTACACCTGCGGCATGTCACTGTCTTCAGCAAGTATCACGATTGTAGCGTTAGATTTATTTCCGCAAAGAAGGGGGATGGTCGCTTCGTTGCAATCAGCTATTCAAGTAGGGCTTGCGGGGGTAGTTAGTGGTGTTGTGTCTCCCATTCTTTCTCATTCTGTTATTTGGTTGGCTGGAGGCATGTTTGGCTTGGTTGTCTTGGGGCTGGTCAGTTGGGGCTTGTCTGGTAAATGGAAATCACCTGTTGCACAATAA